The following is a genomic window from Amaranthus tricolor cultivar Red isolate AtriRed21 chromosome 10, ASM2621246v1, whole genome shotgun sequence.
TGAGTATTTCACTTTTATTGACGAAGAGTATTTGTCTtgattaatgtatatttttcttAACAATTTATCTGAATAAAaagattatatattattaattgattgGGCAACTCATCCCCTCACCCATAGTAAAGATAAGCAAATCAACAGGTTCCAATGTCTGGGATTAACAAATTACCCTGATGGATCGTTGAGTTTATCAAAGCGAACTCCTTCAGAATACGCAAATCGGTGAGCTTCTGATGACACATTTACGATCCTTCCCTCTTTACCACTTTCACACGCTGTTCTCTTCATGGTATCCAACAGAAGATGTGTAAGAAGAAAATGACCTGTAAAAGGTATAAAAGGTTCAGAGGTCTGCAAGAATGCTGCTAAAATGATTTGCTGATTGTATATGTTACTCTCATCAAAATCCAACAGCTAAGCATCAGTAACAGAATAAAGAGGGATAAAACTGATTCAGAAGGTGCAAACAATCCTGTAAGAAACAGTCGTCCCCACAGAAGAGAAATTAGTAATGTGGAACAAGATAAAGCCACAAAAATGCCTAGTCAACTAAAAGATAACTGTCGACTTTTCACTTCAGCGTACCTAAGTGGTTTGTTGCAAACTGAAGCTCGATATTGTCTTTAGAGAGCTTAAAAGGTGTGGCCATCACTCCTGCATTGTTACTTTAAATGAAGCACAAGTTAGAGTTCACTAAAAGAGTTGGCGCAGAAAGAATAATAAGAACTAGCTTGCGTGTTGTCGAACACACACCATTACCAGTCAACCCAACACGCTCCTATATAGGGAAGCAGAAGAAATAAGGAGGCGTAGAgagtgaaaaaaaaacattagcTAATATAACTAAGATAGGTTGAAAGCTTATAAAGgaatcaaaaataaaagatatgcATGACAGTAGATTCTCACATTAAAAGGTTAAGTGGAAGCTTGGACGAATTATACTCTGATGCGAATTTTCTTACGGACGTCATTGAGCTCAAATCCAACTCCATAGCATCAACTTTAGCACTAGGAATTTCCTgaactattttatttttgaccTCTCTGCCAGCTTCCATATTCCTAACACCCATGACAACATGTACACCACGTAATGCAAGGACACGTGAGGTTTCAGCACCAATGCCACTTGATGCTCCTGTTTCATAGTAAAATTAAGTAAACCTTTGTCAGAGTCATAGTCATTAACCCAGTATCCCATCAAGTCTAGATCCAGAGGGAGGATGGTAGCGAACAGATCATACTCGTGCCCCCTCTAAGGAGAGAACTAAAACTTTGTACATGAGCTAAAAATTTTTTGAACCCCATAAATTTGTTTACATAAAGAAAACACTGTTCAATAAGTATAAAAGAAAGCAACAGCTCTAATGGACTATAACTTCTAATCTTCTCATACATATTTAAAACCATCCTACCCATAAAGCTCCAACAAATAAGAGTTTAGTCAGCAATTAGTAAATTCATAGATTTGGTAGTTTCAGTAATGCCCACTTTAACTTGaagctacaaaaaaaaaaaatggaagatcGATTTTTATTCTCGGTACCAGCTTAAAAAATTTGTTCTCTTATCGAGTTCCCTTACCCACCATGCTGACAAGTTATACACTACAAgattaaaatttcttataaccTGCTCACCCAAGTAAAGAATGAAATTAATGTTTATCTACTGCTGTATAGAAAGTATATAGAAGTGGACAACCGTTCAAATTGCAACGATAACATATTAGTTGTGAAATCAAATGAAGGAGACACAAGGTTAGAAGGTTGAGAGGAACAGACTTGCACCAACACGTAAGCAAGCAAGGAATTCTTAAGCAAATGACAAGAACAGAGCAAAGAATTGagttttattagtatctttgaTATCACCTAAATCAAAGAATGATTtgtatttcttttattatacacaattacaacataaatataaaattgaCTTAAAAAACTCGTAAGTGTTAACTTACAAATTCGCACACTTCCAATAGTGCTTGCTTACAAAATGGATTACAAAACATTCTTATATCTCTCTCTAACTCTCTAGTGTTTGCACTTCCTTCACAATGACCTCTTTTCAGCTACCCTCACTCTTAAACTCCCTTCTTTAACGGTTGttcactctctctctctctagaGCTTCTCTTGGAGATGACATAAGCACATTCCACACACTTCACAACACTTTCTCTAGCTTCAAGAGGCATTCTTAAAGCCCTCAAAGAACAAAATAATCATTCCTCGAATACACAAAGTCAAAACCCGTGCTTAACATAAAGCACAAAGTTCTAATGAAACTTTCTTGTCCAAGTAAAGTAAGTGCTCGTCCGAGCAAGACCTCCACTCATCTGAGCATGCAACGGAAACTAACCGAGCAAGCGTCTACGAAACCCCTTTGCCCATCAGCAAAGCATCAATATCTCGCTCTCCAAACTTTTACGTGCAAGCAACTCACCCGATCATATGAATGCTCGTCCTAGAACTTGGTCATGCTCGCATTATGCCAACCTTTGTGGAATTTGCTTGCCTGAGCATTGCCACGATCATCAGATGATACCTAAATCAGACCTACACAAGGTCACCTAAACACTTGTATGCTCATTCAAGCACTTCAACATTCTCTTTTTGCTTGTCCAAGTACTCTTCTAGATGTGTTGGTACTTGGCATATAACCTCTTCCTCAAGACCAAATTCTCTCCTTTGCATTCTTACACGCCATCCATCATGATGTTAATCATCCACGTGTCGCCCTTCTTGATGACTTGCACCTTGCACCAGCCACATTGCGATGTCGGCTTCCTCCAGATGCACTACAGACAATATTCAATATGGATGTCACACCCCAAAGCCTACAGACAAAATCATTTAGAATCTCCAAATGCACTTCTCTATTGGTTTCAACCTCAACTTCCTCACCATTTGTCAAGGTCACCATCACTCATACTCACCACATTTTTCGTTTTATATGTTACACAATTCTAACATTAATaaggtttttaattatatgattaGGGCTATGGAAGGCATAGACAAACCCAAATCTAGATTCACCTCCAACAAAACAAGGTATGATCTTTAGAATATCCATGTTCATGTAGCCAATCATATATACCTTTTGTCATTTTGCACCAAGAGCAAAATGGGTGAAATTTAGTGGAAAGGGATTTGAGTTTGAGGATGAGACAAAAAACAAACtgttgtgattggtgtgacttgagtgcacatttgttaaggtgcattcatgtgtgacctttgggatggaatcccatgaatgtgttaatgttggtgtattaagttgattattgtggtttatgatggtgattaagtatggattaataaggtaatgaagtgtgggagttatgggacttaatgaagaagtggaaaggttgattcaagatgctctacaatgtaaagtcgagcaatactgtcagaagtaTCTGAagagccgctcgaccagctcgctcgaccgagcgagctccaggttgggtcgagcggtcagacagaatgctccagaatgttGTTGttactcgctcgaccgagccgctcgaccgagcgagctctctgatcTGGTCGAGCGGTTTCTCTGGTGTGCCTAAGATgctgttttcgacctttcaagttcttggagaagtttcatgtcattcattattcaatattaattctGTATTTAGTGAGCTAATGACATTTATGTACCTAGTCCTATAAATAagagctctcattcactttGTAAGTGGTGAatacatccacaaaatacaccccaagccaaacactagcctatatctcttctctattgtaattctccatatttgagagttctttgaactccttttgataatataagagatactacacaccggaggacgtagccatagtttggtgaacctcgttaaatctttgtgtcattttattgcattattttctcctatAAACATCGATAtcgttgatagcgtaatttgtttgtcactaaaacttcatacactcgatcttggcaatattggagtttgaaacacattgttcgaactctaatacatcgtcgttctcaattggtatcagagccaagttgttgtTATCGTGTTTTAGAGGTTGTATTGGTGCGacatggctacaatgaaacttgatattgagaagtttgataggagtgtgaactttggcttatggcaagtcaaaatgaaagcaattttgatacaaaatggagtgcataaagcactagatggtgtggagaagaaacccgaaggcataagtgaggctaagtgggaagaaatggatgcgaaggctctatccgccatacaactttgtctctctaatgaagttttgagagaagttgtaAAGGAGGAAACTTCAAAAGGCATATGGgaaaaattggaatcactctatatggaaaagagtgttaccaatcgacttttgttaaagagtcgtttGTATGATCTCAAATTGCATGAAGAGAAGCCGATGAAACcgcaccttgatgaattttactcaatagttatggatttgcaaaatattgatgtaaaagtggatgatgaggatttggctattctattgttagtttcactaccgccctcatataagcattttagaGAAACTTTGTTATATGGAAGAGACACTTTGAGTAGTGAGGATGTTAGAAAGGCCTTGATACAAAAGGATcttattgattctcaatttgctcaaaaggagTCTAGAGTTCCCAATGATGCTTTGTTTGTTAAGGAATCGGGTAGGAATAAAAGGAGCATGACTTGCAACTTTTGTAAGAGGAAAGGCCacctcaagaaagattgttggaaattaaaagCCAAACAATCCGGTGAAAGCAAATCCGCAAAAGATAGCTCCGCCGAAGCTACCTATGTTGTAGATGATGAACTATATGATGTTGGTGCTCTTGTCGTTACTAGTGAATATAAGGGTGGTGatgattcttggattttggattcgggatgttcgagacacataacttttaactctaggttcttctcaacttatcaaaaggttgatggaagaaaagtcactatgggcaatgaggctagttgtccgatagttggtattggagatgttaaaattatcatgtttgatggtgttgtaagaacgttgaccggagtccttcatgttccaggtatgaataaaaacataatttcccttagtattctggataaagaaggttataggtgcattggtgaaggtggagttttgaaggttggcaagggtcctaatttgttcttgaaaggaTCCATTAATGATGGCTTGTATATGCTTTTGGGTTCAACCTTAATCAGTTCGGCTTGTGTGTCCACTACTTCAACCGAGCATGAAAATAATATTGATACTTCTTTTAACGACAGTTTGAGAATAATTCCAACATATCCTAATGAGTCCATGGGAtgtatggacttgattggtaattaaaattcatactctTGTGAGCCCTTTGAGGGCATGTTTAGTGCATGTGCTATGTTTGtgcacatgtgttgtttttgttttttgagtaTGATGTTGTGTAAGTTGTTATGTTATGTTTGgagtgaattagagaattccattgacttgggtgaactcaagtcaaggtggagattgttgtgattggtgtgacttgagtgcacatttgttaaggtgcattcatgtgtgacctttgggatggaatcccatgaatgtgttaatattggtgtattaagttgattattgtggtttatgatggtgattaagtatggattaataaggtaatgaagtgtgggagttatgggacttaatgaagaagtggaaaggttgattcaagatgctctacaatgtaaagtcgagcaatactgtcagaagtaTCTGAagagccgctcgaccagctcgctcgaccgagcgaactCCAGGttgggtcgagcggtcagacagaatgctccagaatgttGTTGttactcgctcgaccgagcgagctctctgatcCGGTCGAGCGGTTTCTCTGGTGTGCCTAAGATgctgttttcgacctttcaagttcttggagaagtttcatgtcattcattattcaatattaattctGTATTTAGTGAGCTAATGACATTTATGTACCTAGTCCTATAAATAagagctctcattcactttGTAAGTGGTGAATACAttcacaaaatacaccccaagccaaacactagcctatatctcttctctattgtaattctccatatttgagagttctttgaactccttttgataatataagagatactacacaccggaggacgtagccatagtttggtgaacctcgttaaatctttgtgtcattttattgcattattttctcctatAAACATCGATAtcgttgatagcgtaatttgtttgtcactaaaacttcatacactcgatcttggcaatattggagtttgaaacacattgttcgaactctaatacatcgtcgttctCACAAACGAAGGATAAAAATCAGTGGTAAAGatttggatgagattaaaaggacGGTGGACCAtagccaaaaacaaaaaaaagaaagggtgaaaaataaataagacaaattaagaTATAAAGTGGTGCAAAATGAGAAACAGAGCAGTATCTTTTTAACGAAAGTTTTGGCATCGTTGTTGTACCACCTACCAATCAAATGCAAAGAACCAACGCTTTATTTATGCATACGAggaaaatgaaataataaacaaaataagctATATTATATTTCCATTCAAAGAAATCGCACTACAAATCCTCATTTGAAACTTGAATTGTGAtcaattttacaaataaataaacttacccTCAAGTTGAATCCATTAGCAGTTTATCCATAGTAAGACTGAAAATACCCACAATTCATATCCAGCTCTAATGCAAAAATTTAAACATACCCATCAAGTAAAACAAGAAAACAAATTTACCCATCAacaaaaaatttgtaaatatcaGCACAAATAAAATGCAaccttgataaaaaaaaaaaaattacagaaATAGACCTGTAACAATGGCAGTAAGACCCGAACCATCAATTCCATGAGTAACTTCTTCAGCCGTTGAAGATCTAGAAAACCCAGATGGCCCTTTTCTTCCGAACAACCACATTTTTTTCTTTCCTCTCTTTTTGTCTTCCTCCTTTGTCCTCTCCTTATGAGTGACAGTGAAGCAGATGACAGTTAAGTAAAGGTAGTGGAACAAAAAGTAGTTTGTTAGTAGAAGATGATTAGAGTTGAATGTTTTGATTACTTTTCCTATTAGTTGATCATCCTTTCCTACCTAAAGATTGACTGTTATGATTTGTGAGGCTATCAATCTGACGTCGCAACGAACCATCTCTATATTTTTAGTTAGGTCATGTTACCatcattttttactttttattttagaaaaaaattgttaaaaataatattgaacTATCTATtattagggatggcaatgggtcgcaCTCGGCTTGAGTTATCCACCCACTAATTTTGCTTCGGATAAaatttggattttatttttcaatccaCCTCCACACG
Proteins encoded in this region:
- the LOC130825705 gene encoding short-chain dehydrogenase TIC 32, chloroplastic-like, yielding MWLFGRKGPSGFSRSSTAEEVTHGIDGSGLTAIVTGASSGIGAETSRVLALRGVHVVMGVRNMEAGREVKNKIVQEIPSAKVDAMELDLSSMTSVRKFASEYNSSKLPLNLLINNAGVMATPFKLSKDNIELQFATNHLGHFLLTHLLLDTMKRTACESGKEGRIVNVSSEAHRFAYSEGVRFDKLNDPSGYSSWRAYGQSKLANILHANELTKRFKEDGVQITANSLHPGAINTNLFRYNSWMDGMTKKVGKFVLKSVPQGAATTCYVAMHPQLKQISGEYFSDCNVAKPTSQARDASLAERLWEFSMNLIKT